The Sporichthya brevicatena genome contains a region encoding:
- a CDS encoding histidine phosphatase family protein: MKRRLVLLRHAKAERGSTTDHERPLTARGRADAIAAGRCLAELKLAPDLTICSTATRAKETWVLAATELEDGIETTYERAVYNAELEDLVALLRETPDDVQTVLLVGHNPGLYYLVQTLAGSGPEHLLREAREHLATSGIAALEFDVPWSQLDTGSGRLVEFVVARG, translated from the coding sequence ATGAAGCGCCGCTTGGTCCTGCTCCGGCACGCAAAGGCCGAGCGGGGTAGCACCACCGATCATGAACGCCCGCTGACCGCACGGGGCCGTGCCGACGCCATCGCCGCCGGCCGGTGCCTCGCCGAGCTGAAGCTCGCCCCGGACCTCACGATCTGCTCGACGGCGACCCGGGCCAAGGAGACCTGGGTCCTCGCCGCCACCGAGCTCGAGGACGGCATCGAGACCACGTACGAGCGCGCGGTCTACAACGCCGAGCTCGAGGACCTCGTCGCCCTGCTCCGGGAGACCCCCGACGACGTGCAGACGGTGCTGCTCGTCGGGCACAACCCCGGCCTGTACTACCTGGTGCAGACGCTGGCCGGCAGCGGCCCGGAGCACCTGCTGCGCGAGGCCCGGGAACACCTGGCCACCTCCGGCATCGCCGCGCTGGAGTTCGACGTGCCGTGGTCCCAGCTGGACACCGGCTCCGGCCGGCTCGTCGAGTTCGTCGTCGCCCGGGGCTGA
- the fabI gene encoding enoyl-ACP reductase FabI: MSLLDGKRILVTGVLTDASIAFHVARLAQEEGAQVVLSSYGRVLRLTGRIAGRLPKPAEVIELDVTNPEHLAALPDNVRGAGLDGLDGVVHSIGFAPEAALGGNFLDTSWEDVATAVNVSTYSYKALAMAAKPMFPSAGGSIVGLTFDATVAWPKYDWMGIAKAGLESCSRYLAKYLGPEGIRSNLVAAGPIRTMAAKSIPGFDEFENVWTERAPIGWDLNDPVPAAQACVALLSDWFPATTGEIVHVDGGVHAMGG, translated from the coding sequence ATGTCGCTGCTCGACGGCAAGCGGATCCTGGTCACGGGCGTGCTCACCGACGCCTCGATCGCCTTCCACGTCGCGCGCCTGGCGCAGGAGGAGGGGGCGCAGGTCGTCCTGTCCTCCTACGGCCGCGTACTGCGCCTGACCGGCCGGATCGCGGGCCGGCTGCCGAAGCCGGCCGAGGTGATCGAGCTCGACGTGACGAACCCCGAGCACCTGGCCGCGCTGCCGGACAACGTCCGCGGCGCCGGCCTCGACGGGCTCGACGGCGTGGTGCACTCGATCGGCTTCGCGCCCGAGGCCGCGCTCGGCGGCAACTTCCTCGACACCTCGTGGGAGGACGTCGCGACCGCGGTCAACGTCTCGACCTACTCGTACAAGGCCCTGGCGATGGCGGCCAAGCCGATGTTCCCGTCCGCCGGCGGCTCGATCGTCGGGCTGACCTTCGACGCGACCGTCGCCTGGCCCAAGTACGACTGGATGGGCATCGCCAAGGCCGGGCTGGAGTCGTGCTCCCGGTACCTGGCCAAGTACCTCGGCCCCGAGGGCATCCGCTCGAACCTGGTCGCCGCCGGCCCGATCCGCACGATGGCCGCGAAGTCGATCCCCGGGTTCGACGAGTTCGAGAACGTCTGGACCGAGCGGGCCCCCATCGGGTGGGACCTCAACGACCCGGTCCCGGCCGCCCAGGCCTGCGTGGCCCTGCTCTCGGACTGGTTCCCGGCCACCACGGGCGAGATCGTCCACGTCGACGGCGGCGTCCACGCGATGGGCGGCTGA
- the fabG gene encoding 3-oxoacyl-[acyl-carrier-protein] reductase, translating into MADRSVLVTGGNRGIGRAIAEAFVAAGDKVAVTYRSGELPDGVLGVTCDVTDTAAVEAAFAEAEAAHGPVEIVVANAGITKDTLLLRMSEEDFTSVLDTNLTGAFRVAKRASKSMLRQRKGRIIFISSVVGLLGSPGQVNYAASKAGLVGMARSMARELGSRNITANVVAPGFIETAMTAELTEDRQKEILASVPLTRYGQVEEIAGVCVFLAGPDASYITGAVIPVDGGLGMGH; encoded by the coding sequence GTGGCAGACCGCTCCGTACTGGTGACCGGAGGGAACCGCGGCATCGGCCGCGCGATCGCCGAAGCCTTCGTCGCGGCCGGCGACAAGGTCGCGGTCACGTACCGCTCGGGTGAACTGCCCGACGGCGTCCTCGGGGTCACGTGCGACGTCACCGACACCGCCGCCGTCGAGGCCGCCTTCGCCGAGGCCGAGGCTGCCCACGGGCCGGTCGAGATCGTGGTCGCCAACGCGGGCATCACCAAGGACACGCTCCTGCTCCGGATGAGTGAGGAGGACTTCACCTCGGTCCTCGACACCAACCTGACGGGCGCCTTCCGGGTCGCCAAGCGTGCGTCGAAGTCGATGCTGCGCCAGCGCAAGGGCCGCATCATCTTCATCTCCTCCGTCGTCGGCCTGCTGGGGTCGCCCGGACAGGTCAACTACGCGGCCTCGAAGGCCGGCCTGGTCGGCATGGCCCGGTCGATGGCCCGCGAGCTCGGGTCGCGCAACATCACCGCGAACGTCGTCGCCCCGGGCTTCATCGAGACGGCGATGACCGCGGAGCTGACCGAGGACCGGCAGAAGGAGATCCTCGCGTCGGTCCCGTTGACCCGGTACGGCCAGGTCGAGGAGATCGCCGGCGTCTGCGTCTTCCTCGCCGGGCCGGACGCCTCGTACATCACCGGGGCGGTCATCCCGGTCGACGGCGGCCTCGGCATGGGCCACTGA
- a CDS encoding fibronectin type III domain-containing protein: MIARRSAAVMATTLAITGLAPLAAAPTAAAPTATTAACGSVVSATKNGAALDTSWVSTICTPGADGAAGDVGWNVWSGPAGEGGSSLELGAGARNDTYVITIDTGSIVPRVTDTKGTGVIVNRTPPSSGHPHWRVQITAKPVLVTGGCDQGSVPWTCPSTPTDQRDGYLGGWITDYASWRNKAQRNAFLGMDYSSNIDAGAIPPQIVNDSKGQQMILLELANSHFLQDGATPFKGSASVVIPNAFLKEVYGIDSPGSLTTAGLSPVITGSGSGTASVVDIGGALRVDLTDMTFSKRNVRIHRGKITPTKPGKLTSKRVSASAVKLTYAKSKARGSKIAGYTATCTAKTGRKHVVTVKDKAPSTKVTGLKARTAYTCKVWARSKAGKGATAKVSVAKKP; this comes from the coding sequence ATGATCGCTCGTCGTTCCGCTGCCGTGATGGCGACCACACTGGCCATCACCGGACTCGCCCCGCTCGCGGCCGCCCCCACCGCGGCCGCCCCCACCGCGACCACGGCCGCCTGCGGCTCCGTCGTCTCCGCGACGAAGAACGGCGCTGCCCTCGACACGTCCTGGGTCTCGACGATCTGCACCCCGGGCGCGGACGGCGCCGCCGGCGACGTCGGCTGGAACGTCTGGTCCGGCCCGGCCGGTGAAGGCGGCTCCAGCCTGGAGCTCGGCGCCGGCGCCCGCAACGACACCTACGTGATCACGATCGACACCGGGTCGATCGTCCCGCGGGTGACGGACACCAAGGGCACGGGCGTGATCGTCAACCGCACGCCCCCGTCCTCGGGTCACCCCCACTGGCGGGTGCAGATCACCGCCAAGCCGGTCCTGGTGACCGGCGGGTGCGACCAGGGCTCGGTGCCGTGGACCTGCCCGAGCACCCCGACCGACCAGCGCGACGGTTACCTCGGCGGCTGGATCACCGACTACGCGAGCTGGCGGAACAAGGCCCAGCGCAACGCGTTCCTCGGCATGGACTACAGCTCGAACATCGACGCCGGCGCGATCCCGCCGCAGATCGTGAACGACAGCAAGGGTCAGCAGATGATCCTGCTCGAGCTGGCCAACTCGCACTTCCTTCAGGACGGCGCGACGCCGTTCAAGGGCAGCGCGAGCGTCGTGATCCCCAACGCCTTCCTCAAGGAGGTCTACGGGATCGACTCCCCCGGCTCGCTGACGACCGCGGGGCTGAGCCCGGTGATCACCGGGTCGGGCAGCGGCACCGCGAGCGTCGTCGACATCGGCGGTGCGCTGCGCGTGGACCTGACGGACATGACCTTCTCGAAGCGGAACGTCCGGATCCACCGCGGCAAGATCACCCCGACGAAGCCGGGCAAGCTCACGTCGAAGCGCGTGAGCGCGAGCGCGGTCAAGCTCACCTACGCCAAGTCCAAGGCTCGCGGTTCGAAGATCGCGGGCTACACCGCGACCTGCACCGCGAAGACCGGCCGCAAGCACGTCGTCACGGTGAAGGACAAGGCGCCGTCGACGAAGGTGACGGGGCTGAAGGCGCGCACCGCCTACACGTGCAAGGTGTGGGCGCGCTCGAAGGCCGGCAAGGGGGCGACCGCCAAGGTGTCGGTCGCCAAGAAGCCCTAG
- a CDS encoding S8 family serine peptidase — protein sequence MARRAAAGAAVLTGALVLALVGAPAPHGAAADDPCAVQAADYDGDRFVVLLDDDATPEEVAAAADEAAAKGATVHFRYEYAVKGYAATLPPRAQSAVEDDTDVAAVEPDLPVCLSSTDAPSALAATQNPAPWALDRIDQRSRSLDGRYSWGNDGTGVTAFVIDSGVRATHSEFAGRVAAGADFTGLGSTDDVLGHGTRVAGLLGGQTWGAAKGVTLVPVRIFGSTAASAVSVVIAGINHVLAARAANPAAPMVANLSLGVRGHALDAAVANLVAAGVTTVVAAGNRDGADACTESPAAQRAAITVAASTINDARASFSNVGSCVDLFAPGDDLVSSSPATDTSAEGNLDGTSYAAPLVAGVAATYLQANPGATPAQVESLLTRTATPGVIADAGPGTPNRLLFSPLTPPPAPPAPAPRPTPTPPKARASKPVPRCLGRPATIVGTAGPDRIRGTKRADVIVGLGGADRIEGRGGADLICGGRGNDILIGGGGDDVILGGPGRDRIKGGRGNDRCRGGAGRDVITGC from the coding sequence GTGGCACGTCGCGCGGCCGCCGGGGCCGCGGTCCTCACCGGCGCCCTGGTGCTCGCGCTGGTCGGCGCGCCGGCGCCCCACGGCGCGGCGGCCGACGACCCGTGCGCGGTCCAGGCGGCGGACTACGACGGGGACCGGTTCGTCGTCCTGCTCGACGACGACGCGACTCCGGAGGAGGTCGCCGCGGCCGCCGACGAGGCGGCGGCGAAGGGTGCAACCGTGCACTTCCGGTACGAGTACGCGGTCAAGGGGTACGCGGCGACGCTGCCCCCACGCGCCCAGTCGGCGGTGGAGGACGACACGGACGTCGCCGCCGTCGAGCCCGACCTGCCGGTGTGCCTGAGCTCGACTGACGCTCCGTCAGCTCTGGCGGCCACGCAGAACCCGGCGCCGTGGGCACTGGACCGGATCGACCAGCGGAGCCGCTCCCTCGACGGGAGGTACAGCTGGGGCAACGACGGGACCGGCGTCACCGCGTTCGTCATCGACTCCGGCGTGCGGGCGACGCACAGCGAGTTCGCCGGACGGGTGGCGGCGGGCGCCGACTTCACCGGCCTCGGCAGCACCGACGACGTTCTCGGCCACGGCACCCGCGTCGCCGGGCTGCTCGGCGGGCAGACCTGGGGCGCCGCCAAGGGCGTCACCCTCGTGCCGGTCCGGATCTTCGGCTCGACCGCGGCTTCGGCCGTCAGCGTCGTCATCGCCGGGATCAACCACGTCCTGGCGGCCCGCGCGGCCAACCCCGCCGCCCCGATGGTCGCCAACCTCAGCCTCGGGGTGCGCGGGCACGCCCTGGACGCCGCGGTGGCGAACCTGGTCGCGGCCGGGGTGACGACCGTCGTCGCCGCCGGCAACCGCGACGGCGCCGACGCCTGCACCGAGTCCCCCGCCGCGCAGCGGGCCGCGATCACCGTCGCCGCCAGCACCATTAACGACGCCCGGGCGTCGTTCTCGAACGTCGGGTCGTGCGTGGACCTGTTCGCCCCCGGTGACGACCTGGTCTCCAGCTCGCCCGCCACGGACACCTCGGCCGAGGGCAACCTCGACGGCACCTCGTACGCCGCGCCGCTGGTCGCCGGGGTGGCGGCCACCTACCTGCAGGCGAATCCGGGGGCGACCCCGGCACAGGTCGAGTCGCTGCTCACGCGGACCGCGACCCCGGGCGTGATCGCCGACGCCGGGCCCGGCACGCCCAACCGGCTGCTGTTCTCCCCGCTGACCCCACCGCCCGCGCCACCCGCGCCCGCCCCGCGCCCGACGCCGACCCCGCCCAAGGCCCGGGCGTCCAAGCCCGTGCCGCGGTGCCTCGGCCGTCCCGCGACGATCGTCGGCACCGCCGGGCCGGACCGGATTCGCGGGACGAAACGGGCGGACGTGATCGTCGGCCTCGGCGGGGCCGACCGCATCGAGGGCCGCGGCGGCGCGGACCTGATCTGCGGCGGCCGGGGCAACGACATCCTGATCGGTGGCGGCGGGGACGACGTCATCCTCGGCGGGCCCGGCCGTGACCGGATCAAGGGCGGCCGGGGCAACGACCGGTGTCGCGGCGGCGCGGGCCGGGACGTCATCACCGGCTGCTGA
- a CDS encoding TldD/PmbA family protein: MAAAALQRAQSLGATHADFRLERVRNQAIRLRDARLEASSDAEDVGFAVRVVVDGTWGFASGIDLTPDAAVRVAEQAVEVARICRPVNIEPVELAPEPVYPDVTWVSAYEIDPFTIPEPEKIALLADWSNRVLRAPGVSHVDAELLAVLENKFYADLAGTSTTQQRVRIQPNVNAIAIDAESGRFETMDTLAPPAGRGWEYTQGVGWDWDAELAALPGLLAEKLAAPSVEPGNYDLLIDPTNLWLTIHESIGHATELDRALGYEAAYAGTSFATPDKLNTLQYGAPIMNVTGDRTVDHGLATIGWDDEGVATQSWPIVSDGVLVGYQLDRRIAARTGQSRSNGCAFADSPAHTPIQRMANVSLQPAPDGPSTQDLIAGIEHGLYIVGDKSWSIDMQRYNFQFTGQRFFAIRNGKLAGQVRDVAYQATTTDFWGSMAAVGGPQTYLLGGAFNCGKGQPGQVAAVSHGCPVALFRGVRVLNTLAEAGR; encoded by the coding sequence ATGGCCGCCGCCGCGCTGCAGCGCGCGCAGTCGCTCGGCGCGACCCACGCCGACTTCCGCCTCGAGCGGGTGCGCAACCAGGCGATCCGCCTGCGCGACGCCCGCCTGGAGGCGAGTTCGGACGCCGAGGACGTCGGCTTCGCCGTCCGCGTCGTCGTCGACGGGACGTGGGGCTTCGCCTCCGGCATCGACCTGACGCCGGACGCGGCCGTCCGGGTGGCCGAGCAGGCCGTCGAGGTCGCGCGCATCTGCCGGCCGGTGAACATCGAGCCCGTCGAGCTCGCGCCGGAGCCGGTGTACCCGGACGTGACGTGGGTGTCGGCCTACGAGATCGACCCGTTCACGATCCCCGAGCCGGAGAAGATCGCGCTGCTCGCGGACTGGAGCAACCGGGTCCTGCGCGCCCCCGGGGTCTCGCACGTCGACGCCGAGCTGCTGGCGGTGCTGGAGAACAAGTTCTACGCCGACCTCGCGGGCACCAGCACCACCCAGCAGCGCGTCCGTATCCAGCCGAACGTCAACGCGATCGCGATCGACGCCGAGTCCGGCCGCTTCGAGACGATGGACACGCTCGCCCCGCCCGCCGGCCGGGGCTGGGAGTACACACAGGGCGTGGGCTGGGACTGGGACGCCGAGCTGGCGGCGCTCCCGGGCCTGCTCGCGGAGAAGCTCGCGGCGCCGTCGGTGGAGCCGGGCAACTACGACCTGCTGATCGACCCGACCAACCTGTGGCTGACGATCCACGAGTCGATCGGCCACGCGACCGAGCTCGACCGCGCGCTGGGTTACGAAGCCGCCTACGCCGGGACGTCGTTCGCCACGCCGGACAAGCTGAACACGCTGCAGTACGGCGCGCCGATCATGAACGTCACCGGCGACCGGACCGTCGACCACGGCCTCGCGACCATCGGCTGGGACGACGAGGGCGTCGCGACGCAGTCGTGGCCGATCGTCTCCGACGGTGTCCTGGTCGGGTACCAGCTCGACCGGCGGATCGCCGCCCGTACCGGTCAGTCGCGGTCCAACGGGTGCGCCTTCGCCGACTCCCCCGCGCACACGCCGATCCAGCGGATGGCGAACGTCTCGCTCCAGCCGGCTCCTGACGGTCCGTCAACCCAGGATTTGATCGCCGGTATCGAGCACGGGCTCTACATCGTCGGCGACAAGTCGTGGTCGATCGACATGCAGCGGTACAACTTCCAGTTCACCGGCCAGCGCTTCTTCGCCATCCGGAACGGCAAGCTCGCCGGGCAGGTGCGCGACGTCGCCTACCAGGCGACGACGACCGACTTCTGGGGGTCGATGGCCGCGGTCGGCGGCCCGCAGACCTACCTGCTCGGCGGTGCGTTCAACTGCGGCAAGGGCCAACCCGGTCAAGTCGCCGCCGTCAGCCACGGCTGCCCCGTCGCGCTGTTCCGCGGCGTGCGCGTCCTCAACACCCTCGCGGAGGCCGGTCGATGA
- a CDS encoding TldD/PmbA family protein — translation MSSMLEPQEIVERALAASTADGCQVIVSEDSDANLRWAGNTLTTNGVSRSRGVTVIATVGSGTETAVGVVSRSNPDADAIPELVRAAEEAARRNDPAEDAGPLVTPGQAPTVADWDAPPAETAIGVFSDLAAGLGAAFERARTADRLLFGFASHNLSTTYLGTSTGLRLRHVQPTGKVEINGKSADYARSAWAGVATPDFVGVDVDALDSELTERLGWAANRIALDAGTYETILPPSAVADLMIYAYWTAAGRDAAEGRTVYSAPGGGTRVGERLSDAKLTLRSDPAAPGLECCPFVVASSSSSMSSVFDNGLATGATDWVRGGELTNLIHTRHTAAKTGGNVTPPLDNLILEAETPGPTLAEMIANTERALLLTCLWYIREVDAQTLLLTGLTRDGVYLVENGAVVGAVNNFRFNVSPVDLLARMTEIGPTAPCLPREWSDYFTRAAMPPVRVDKFLMSSVSQAS, via the coding sequence ATGAGTTCGATGCTGGAGCCCCAGGAGATCGTCGAGCGGGCGCTGGCCGCCTCCACGGCCGACGGCTGCCAGGTGATCGTGTCCGAGGACAGCGACGCGAACCTGCGCTGGGCCGGGAACACCCTGACCACCAACGGCGTCAGCCGCTCCCGCGGCGTCACGGTCATCGCGACGGTGGGGTCCGGGACCGAGACCGCCGTCGGCGTCGTCTCGCGGAGCAACCCCGACGCGGACGCGATTCCCGAGCTCGTCCGCGCCGCCGAGGAGGCCGCGCGCCGCAACGACCCGGCCGAGGACGCGGGTCCGTTGGTGACGCCCGGTCAGGCGCCGACCGTGGCCGACTGGGACGCTCCGCCGGCCGAGACGGCGATCGGGGTCTTCTCCGACCTGGCCGCCGGGCTCGGGGCCGCGTTCGAGCGGGCACGTACCGCGGACCGCCTGCTGTTCGGGTTCGCGTCGCACAACCTGAGCACCACCTACCTCGGCACGTCGACCGGCCTGCGTCTGCGGCACGTCCAGCCGACGGGCAAGGTCGAGATCAACGGCAAGAGCGCCGACTACGCGCGCTCGGCCTGGGCCGGCGTCGCGACGCCGGACTTCGTCGGCGTCGACGTCGACGCCCTGGACTCAGAACTGACGGAGCGTCTGGGCTGGGCCGCCAACCGGATCGCGCTGGACGCGGGGACCTACGAGACGATCCTGCCCCCGTCGGCCGTCGCGGACCTGATGATCTACGCCTACTGGACCGCCGCCGGCCGCGACGCCGCGGAGGGACGCACCGTCTACTCCGCCCCCGGTGGCGGGACCCGCGTCGGCGAGCGACTCAGCGACGCGAAGCTGACCCTGCGCAGCGACCCGGCGGCCCCGGGTCTGGAGTGCTGCCCGTTCGTCGTCGCCTCGTCGTCGTCGAGCATGTCGTCGGTGTTCGACAACGGCCTCGCGACGGGCGCCACCGACTGGGTCCGCGGCGGGGAACTGACGAACCTCATCCACACCCGCCACACCGCGGCCAAGACCGGTGGCAACGTCACGCCGCCGCTGGACAACCTCATCCTCGAGGCCGAGACCCCCGGTCCGACGCTCGCGGAGATGATCGCGAACACCGAGCGGGCCCTGCTGCTGACGTGCCTGTGGTACATCCGCGAGGTCGACGCCCAGACGCTCCTGCTCACGGGTCTGACCCGCGACGGGGTCTACCTGGTCGAGAACGGCGCCGTCGTCGGGGCGGTGAACAACTTCCGGTTCAACGTCTCCCCCGTCGACCTGCTGGCGCGGATGACCGAGATCGGCCCCACCGCCCCCTGCCTCCCCCGCGAGTGGAGCGACTACTTCACCCGCGCCGCGATGCCCCCCGTCCGCGTCGACAAGTTCCTGATGAGCTCGGTCTCCCAGGCCTCCTGA
- a CDS encoding DUF732 domain-containing protein, producing MSLMLEHDEYAPETELAEKEPFGKTVARVVLLSVVVTALVAGLYLAFGNNGGTDPLAGTPASQSADKGAKPAPAKPKPLTYSEKVAKAADALPKPTGMSANAKRAALVKYLNKVGIKVTAASAPATAASQACQFLGNGVAPSKMVAEVAAGGGFTRPQSKAFLLGAASLYCPGYAKNFR from the coding sequence ATGAGTCTGATGCTGGAACACGACGAGTACGCGCCCGAGACCGAGCTCGCCGAGAAGGAGCCGTTCGGGAAGACCGTCGCGCGCGTCGTCCTGCTCAGCGTCGTGGTGACCGCTCTCGTCGCGGGCCTCTACCTGGCGTTCGGCAACAACGGCGGCACGGACCCGCTCGCCGGGACCCCGGCCTCGCAGTCCGCGGACAAGGGCGCCAAGCCGGCGCCCGCGAAGCCGAAGCCGCTGACGTACTCGGAGAAGGTCGCGAAGGCCGCCGACGCGCTGCCGAAGCCGACCGGGATGAGCGCCAACGCCAAGCGCGCCGCGCTCGTGAAGTACCTGAACAAGGTCGGCATCAAGGTGACTGCGGCCAGCGCCCCGGCGACCGCCGCGTCGCAGGCCTGCCAGTTCCTCGGCAACGGCGTCGCGCCGAGCAAGATGGTCGCCGAGGTCGCCGCCGGCGGCGGGTTCACCCGTCCGCAGAGCAAGGCGTTCCTGCTCGGCGCCGCGTCGCTCTACTGCCCGGGCTACGCCAAGAACTTCCGGTAA
- a CDS encoding MFS transporter: MLLPVLIYCGLCTAVISSLGVLLIPTLAADQGVSLAAGQWVLTVSSFTAAISTPVLGRLADRGDPRKVLLGALGVVAVGSVLAATATEFAVLLVGRALQGITFGIVPVTMSLARRHLPVERLQSGIAALSVTAVTGIGLGYPVTGAVAEYGDYRVAFWIAVAFAGSALLVVPFVVPPSPSLRPGAAAEPFDVGGAVLLGVGLGAGLLALAESPRWGWDSPATLGLLAVSVAVLALWVRWEVRAPAPLIRLDLLRRPDVRLAQLSALCFWLAMFGSFAATGTLAQTPAGADYGPHLTAFGAGFVILPLSIGSQLSSRLGVWLSRRLGPRAVLVVGAVAVVVANSGLCVWHGETWQLLLGLLVLGVGVGVALSTMPLLLLGAVPGDQLGSSIAANAVLRQVGGSIASAMVGALIAAHTVDGLATDEAFRWVFGIGALIGVGLMISLTIATVRSRTAPSE; the protein is encoded by the coding sequence TTGCTGCTGCCGGTCCTGATCTACTGCGGTCTCTGCACCGCGGTGATCAGCTCGTTGGGTGTGCTCCTGATCCCGACGCTCGCGGCGGACCAGGGCGTCTCCCTGGCCGCCGGCCAGTGGGTGCTGACGGTCTCGTCCTTCACCGCCGCCATCTCGACGCCGGTCCTCGGCCGCCTCGCCGACCGCGGCGACCCGCGCAAGGTGCTGCTCGGTGCGCTCGGCGTCGTCGCGGTCGGTTCGGTGCTGGCCGCGACCGCGACCGAGTTCGCCGTGCTCCTGGTCGGTCGCGCCCTGCAGGGCATCACCTTCGGCATCGTCCCGGTGACGATGTCCCTGGCGCGTCGGCACCTTCCCGTCGAGCGCCTGCAGTCCGGGATCGCCGCGCTGTCCGTCACCGCGGTCACGGGCATCGGCCTCGGTTACCCGGTCACCGGCGCCGTCGCCGAGTACGGCGACTACCGCGTCGCGTTCTGGATCGCCGTCGCCTTCGCGGGCAGCGCGCTGCTCGTCGTCCCGTTCGTCGTGCCGCCGAGCCCATCGCTGCGTCCCGGCGCGGCGGCCGAGCCGTTCGACGTCGGCGGCGCGGTGCTGCTCGGCGTCGGGCTGGGTGCGGGGCTGCTCGCGCTGGCCGAGTCCCCGCGGTGGGGCTGGGACTCACCGGCGACGCTCGGTCTCCTCGCGGTCAGCGTCGCGGTGCTCGCGCTCTGGGTGCGCTGGGAGGTGCGCGCGCCGGCGCCGCTGATCCGCCTCGACCTTCTGCGGCGGCCGGACGTCCGGCTCGCGCAGCTGTCCGCGCTGTGCTTCTGGCTCGCGATGTTCGGCTCGTTCGCCGCGACCGGGACGCTCGCCCAGACCCCCGCGGGGGCGGACTACGGGCCGCACCTGACCGCGTTCGGCGCGGGGTTCGTGATCCTGCCCCTGTCGATCGGCAGCCAGCTCTCCAGCCGACTCGGGGTGTGGCTGTCCCGGCGGCTCGGGCCCCGCGCGGTGCTCGTGGTCGGGGCGGTCGCCGTCGTGGTCGCGAACAGCGGGCTCTGCGTCTGGCACGGCGAGACGTGGCAACTGCTGCTCGGGCTGCTCGTGCTCGGGGTCGGCGTCGGCGTCGCGCTCAGCACGATGCCGCTGCTGCTGCTCGGCGCCGTGCCGGGGGACCAGCTCGGGAGCTCGATCGCCGCCAACGCCGTCCTGCGGCAGGTCGGGGGCTCGATCGCGTCCGCCATGGTGGGCGCGCTGATCGCGGCCCACACCGTCGACGGGCTGGCGACGGACGAGGCCTTCCGATGGGTCTTCGGGATCGGGGCGCTGATCGGAGTCGGTCTCATGATCAGCCTGACGATCGCGACGGTCCGATCACGGACTGCGCCGTCGGAGTGA
- a CDS encoding dodecin, whose translation MADRTYRVTEMVGTSPDSIEQAIRGAIARASLTLRHVDWFEVTEIRGYIRDGQLDHYQVGMKLGFRLEDP comes from the coding sequence ATGGCCGACCGCACGTACCGCGTCACCGAGATGGTGGGCACCTCGCCCGACAGCATCGAGCAGGCCATCCGCGGTGCGATCGCCCGGGCCAGTCTGACCCTGCGCCACGTCGACTGGTTCGAAGTGACGGAGATCCGCGGGTACATCCGGGACGGGCAGCTCGACCATTACCAGGTGGGCATGAAGCTCGGCTTCCGCCTCGAGGACCCGTGA
- a CDS encoding DUF3099 domain-containing protein — translation MSRYRRKQAQEVFEVSGVRSSLTDDVRTRTRKYAISMGIRTVCFLGAIVTEGLLRWSLFVGAIVLPYIAVVIANGGREPTRHNPPPAVQLPLRTQLPPAQREDRS, via the coding sequence GTGTCGCGTTACCGCCGGAAGCAGGCGCAGGAGGTCTTCGAGGTCTCCGGCGTGCGGTCGAGTCTGACCGACGACGTCCGGACACGGACCCGCAAGTACGCCATCTCGATGGGCATCCGCACCGTCTGCTTCCTCGGCGCGATCGTGACGGAGGGTCTGCTGCGGTGGTCGCTGTTCGTCGGCGCGATCGTGCTCCCCTACATCGCCGTCGTGATCGCGAACGGCGGACGCGAGCCCACGCGGCACAACCCGCCCCCTGCGGTGCAATTGCCCCTTCGGACCCAATTGCCACCCGCGCAACGCGAGGACCGCTCGTGA